The DNA window cattttttttcatttcagtgGAAGAAGAAGCGTATGAGGAGATTGAAGAGGAAGCGCCGAAAGATGAGGCAGAGATCTAAGTAGAATTGTACTTTGCAGTTCTTAGCTTTTGACATATCTCCGTCGCTCTAGGTTATTGCGTTTTTGTCTTATTTTCATTGTTTGCAGTTAAATTTCAGTAGTTACATTGTTGCTAATGGCACCTAAACCTAATGTATTTCTGTTTCTGAGGTGTATTGAAACTCTGGGAGCCATTTTTGGCTCAAGTTTATGATATTTACTCCTTAATTACTGATTCATCTTGATACGTTTTTTCTTTTACCAAATGGCGTATTGCTTGCTAATATTGTGAAGATGTGACAATGTCCCAAACAGAGTGAATTACGGACTGTTTGTCTTCTGTATTTGAAGGATTAACAGTGTTTGCTGCATACTGAAATAGATATCCTCCACTTGTGTTTAGCTTTTAGTGAAGTTGAACACAAGACAGATTGTTAAACTTGAAAAGTAATGCATTATTCTTGGTCATACTTTCTTCTCCAGTTCATTTTTTGAGCAATGAGTCTTTTCTCATATGGTAGTCTGCTAGTTATCTAGCTATATACAATATCAGAGAGGTTTAACAGTTTGAAATGCTAAATTTTTGCCTTCATTATCTAGTGAATCGTTTAGGCAGTGAGAATTAGAAGCTGACTCCTAACATTGAACCTTTAATTTCCAAAACCGTCTGATATTGAAGGGGAATTGTTGAATCAGCTGGGGGAAACTGTAAATAGATGGAGCCAGGTAATAGTCCAAAAATCCATTTTATTAAATGGTAATTAATTCTGATTACTGAGTTTAAACAAAGAATTCTAATACGGCTCTGGTGTTATTGAAGAAGTAGTAAGACGTgctggaaaaaaaaactaatctaGCAGACTCATTGAGGGTTTGGTGGACGTCCATTGGCAGAACAGACTCTAGATCCCCACTCAAGTAACTCTTTGCTAGTATCATCCCTGTGAACAATAACTTCAATGAAACATAAGCAATCTTTCTTCTCTCCAGTTGCAGTTGCAATTGCTTCTGTCAGCTCCTCTTCCGTCCTTACCTACAATCCAgttataaaacaatttgaaaatgacgttTTTTTGTTGGAAGTATGGATATGAACATTTCTATGTAGAGTAAGTAACACTTACCTTTTGGGTCCAGCAATTACCTTCACCATTGTGAAGTGCATCCACCAAACCAGTGTAGTTCCAGTTCTTGATCACATTATAAGGCCCATCATGGATTTCAACCTCAATGGTGTAACCACCATTATTAATCAAGAAAATGATAGTTTTTTGGTCACAACGAATCATTGTTGACACGTCTTGTGCAGTAACCTGTTATCCATAATTTAGTTCTCCACTCGAATAATAGTGTCTGGTATGACGAAAGTCATTTTGTTACCTGAAAACTTCCATCACCGATGAAAGATATGACACGTTTTTTGGGTACAGATTGTGCATAGCCCAAGGTAGCACCAACAGACCAACCAATGGAGCCATATTGCATCTGGAATTGATACCTGCAACACGAATCGTCTAATGACTCAAAATAAAATGGATACCAGTCTGTTAAGCTTTTATTAGTCACATACCCACATCCTTCTGGTAACTTAAGCTTCTGGCAATTGAACCAAGAATCCCCTGTCTCAGCAATCACAGCTGTATCAGCTGAAAGCATCTTCTGTACATGTTGGAACAGAACATTGACTCTTAGAGGTTCGTTAGGCTCCGGCTTTGGAGGAGTTCCTTCAGGAACAAAGATCCGACGATAGTTATCATAAGCAGTTTcgtttttctttactttctttgcTAGTTCAGATAGGAAATCTTTCATTAGGACACAACCAAATGCTGGTCCATTTCCAATTACAACTCTATCAGGCTGCACAATTAACGCCTTTTCTCTCTTGATCAAAAGTGAGTACCCAACAGAGCTGTAATCATTAAAAACCGGACCAGCAAACAAGTAAGCATCAGCTGATTCAACGATTTCCGCGCAATAGGATGTGCCTACCGCACCCCAGTAAGTGCCAATGAAGTGAGGGTGTTGTTCTGCTACTAGCCCTTTTGCTGATGGCATCATTGCCATGGCATAACCAGAAGAATCAGCAAGTTCAGCAAAAGCATCACAAGCTTTAGCTACTCTTAGCTTTGGCCCTCCAATCATGACTGGTTTTACTGCCTTGCTTAGAAAGGCCACTGCTGCATCCACTGCAGCTTCCAACCCCTTCTTGCTACTTAGCCTGTATCAATAAGTTCTAATTTTAAGTTGAAAGAACATTTCACATACAACAGTGGTGAATCCAAGATTTAAGGTCAGTAAGTTCTTCTCTTTATATATGTGCTAATTTCTTTTCACACACGCATATTTAGGCAAACCCACTGCATCTGGTCTTGATCCGCCATCAGGGGCGGAGCCAGGTAGGTAGGGTTgaggggttcatccgaacctcCTTCAATGGGAAAATTACCGTCTTtatacataataattaaaattattttggcttcttcgtgtgtttacttcatcatattttgaacccctAGTAAAAATCATGGCTCTACCATTGTTAGTAAGTATATTCTGCTCTTTATATATGTGCCAGTTTCTTTTCACATACACATATGTAGTCAAACTCATGTGTCAAGTCTTGATCCGCCATTGTAAGTTCTAAAGGTAAGTTAAAAAATAGCTCTCATgttacccttcggggtggcccagtggtttgggcttgggacttccatgttggaagtctcaagttcgaaaccccttgccagcgaaagcaaggggtttgccttctgggtcgagctcgtcgcaccgggcttgcctagtgcgggttacctctcctatatggtttgcgagctattgtataggagcgggggttttattctgtgcgcacccaaagggtagcggctgcgggtttcccttgtcatcaaaaaaaaaaatagctctCATGTAACAACGACGGATCCAGAATTATGAGTCAATAAGTTCTGCTCTTTATATATGTGCCATTTTTTCACACATATATTCTCTGAGTTAGACACGATGGATATGTGAACTGCTACGTCTAGTGTATATCCGCCACTGTCATGCAAGTTCTTTATAAATGTAAGAATAATTGATAATGTAGCACATACCTAGGTGATAGAAAAAATGGAATAGGATCCCTGCTGAAAGTTGGATGAGGGGTGGCTGGCAAATTGCAACTGATACTAATATATACTGGCTTTCTTTCTATTAGAGCAGTAGAAATTGCTCTATCAATTTGTTCAAGTGCATCCTCCAAGTTATTTATCACAGCCTAACACAACCAAAAATAGAAACACGCAGTTAGTTTGATATGTAGGGAACTTTTTGCATGGTATTATTGGAGGAAGGAAATAGGAGTAGAATTTTTCCTTGGTTTGGATATAAGCATCATCTTCTATTTCGTGTTTGACATGGTTCGGCGTACAAGGGTCAAAGTACTTAATTTTCAGTGTGAATTTGGATatagaatcttcaagttcttagAAATAAAGTTTGTTTAtctaaaaactacataaaaagtagtactctccgttcacttttacttgtctagtattccaaaaataaattcacttttacttgtcaatcTTAACATAGTACATAGCAACCTgtaaacttcaaattttgaatccaAAACTAGAACTTAACTTACCTGATAACATGTAACAGTCTGAAAACACCTAAGTTCTTGGCTGAAATCAGGCAATCCAATAGTATGATGCAGAATTCTATTAGTTCCATAGTCATTAGTATTAGGACCTCCAACAATGCAGATAATAGGGAGGTTCTCACTATAAGCACCAGCAATTGCATTAATCACACTAAGACCACCCACAGTGAACGTGACAACACACGCACCAACACCCCGAGACCTCGCGTACCCGTCAGCAGCATATCCAGCATTAAGCTCATTGCAACAACCAACATTCTTAAGCCTTGGCTCAGCAATTAGGTGATCAAGAAGTGTGAGGTTGAAATCACCAGGCACCGAGAAAACATCCTCAACGCCAATTTCAACTAACCTTCGGGCTAAATGGCGCCCTAAGGTTGCGTCAGGGCTCGCAATAACGGAAGAAGAATGTGAGTTTTGGATACAGGAAGTGGTGCCATTTGCATTGTCCATGTTTTGTTTTTGAGGAAATTGATACAGGGAAAATGAAAGAcataaggaaaaaatatatatgtgtgtgtaaaaataaaagaagtcaaTTTGTTAAGATTCGAAAAGATAGGGAAAATTGAGTGAAGAACAAGATAGTGGTTTCTTGGAGAGGTGGTCAGTTTTTTTTGCTTCAAATATTTCAAGGTACCCAATACAGGACGAATGTCTTGGCTTAATGATCGGGGTTACTATATAATTGttgtacaattttatttttaagtatcATTTTGGTCTAATATTTTTAGTGGGTAAATAACGTAAGAGGAAgaggttcaacttcaaatatatAATCATATTAGAATTTTATAGTTAGGTCATAAACAGTAAATATCCTTCATCGATTTGTCTTGTACGTAGAACTCAAGCCTAGGAGTtatatttaaaatgttaatGTAGCTTTCTTGACGAACCATGAACAGTTTAACTACTGATATTCTTAAAAGGCGTAACAAgtcataaagaaaataaattgtataAAACCAATAACTATATGCAGCTCATTAACATTGCCTGTAATCAAAGAATGGCTACACAGAAAGGTTATGTATTCGGTAATTACTACAtatcttgttttctttttacgTAAATCAAAAGAGGAAGCTTCATTATCCGCTCACGAGCTGTTTCATTGAGGATTCCACATACGAGGTCAGTAGCTTATGACCAAGTGAACCTACGCAGTTTGAGACAACTCCACTCTTATACGTACATTGAAAGTAAGCCAAATATCCAGAGAACTCTTTAAATCAAAGTTCCAAGAGGCCCAAAATAGACAGCAGTCTGATCACAGTGCAGTACTGTGAGCAGCATCTTGTGTCTATATATCATACAAACCGAGTGATTTCCTTCGAAATACTCAACTGACGAGACCAAAAGAGAGCCTATTTCTCTTACCAtgccattttttaaaattttaaaaataatcagCAAACCTACCAGTGGATTCAACTTCCCCAAATAAgtaatgaattgaattatatggAACCAAGGACACAGAGAAAGAACAGCCTCAAAAAGAGGACTTACATAAACAACGTACAGTTGGGTATATAATACCAAGACTTACAATAGACCAACACAATACCTCAATCAAAGAACAAGACCCACCCTTGACGTAAGTTTCCCCAAGATGTTGAAACACCTCAGAGATGGACAAACAAATAACAACCTCCCCCAACCCCAGACGACCCCGCCCCAAAGCAACACCCAGAAGTAAACACCCCTTGCACTTGACCAGACTATACCCAAATTTGGTTGGCAAAAATGGAGGTGCTACAAACCTCACCAACTACATTTGGCGTACATGACATACATCTCTCAGGCTGAAGCAGCCTCTTCCTTTTTCTCTGCATTATCAGAAGGCCTCTCTTGTTTGACGTCGTCTTCCTTAACTTTCTCTTCAGTTTTTTCCTCGCTCTTCTCTTCTGGTTTCTTATCTTCGACACTCAACTTCTCAAGTAGGCCAGCAGCATTAGATGCATCCACATTTTCCTCTTTCTTCGTTTGTGATTCAGCAACCTCTTGGAAAGTCTCCATGAAGGTCTTGCAATCTAAGAATAAAAACATTACACTAAGACATCATTTTTGctgaggagaaaaaaaaaaaaaaaacaggcaGCAAAATAAAAGAATCAGGGACATGATCATACATACTATTAAACTACAACATCCTCAGAATCACTTCCAGGGCCCCTCTCAAGTCTCATCCAGTGTTTGACTTATCCCCAATCATGGGAAATTTTCTAATCCCTTGAACGTGTAATTAACTCCAATATGTTGAGTAAAAACTGCAATGAAGATCCAGTTCAGGAGTCCATACCCGGCTAGGTTCATTCCACGCCTTATAATCCAATAGTCCTAGTTGATAATTTATAAAGCACCAGTCCTCAAGTCCCTAAAGAGCAATCACTCTCAAGTAGGTAACCAAGCATGCAGCATTAACCATGATTCCTTTTACCAGTACCTAGGATTCTGGAGAGAAGTCCAAGATCAATTCACTCTCAACACTACACGGACCTCAATCAAGAGGATATGACCTAAAGGTTCTCAACAACTTAATAATAAAAGATCAATCACTTAGGTCATTGGCAGTTCCGGTTTGGAGAATCATAAATGGGGGCATTTTTAATGGGTTTCTGTAGACTGAGGTTGTGGTTTTGCCTTCTAACGGTGCATCTGATTTGCAGTCTAATGTTTTTGATTCAAAACCTGTGAGGCCTGCCATGACATTATTTCTGGAATTTGGGAATTTCGGAACTATAGCAGAAGGCAGAAACATGGAGTCTACCTTACATACAGTTGTCCCATCACTCCCCTCTCAGCTAATCCCAACCTCGCCTAAATCTTAGTAAGGTATAATATTGGTACTACTCGTATGATAGTATTACCAATTTAATATAATGAGAATaaaaacacaaccaaaataATTGATAGGTATAAGATAATATGTATGTTGCcactaaacaaaaataatatacatgTTATTCCCTTACAGAGAGAAGTCACCTATCAGTTTAAGGTTTGGTTTGCTTTTCCGTCGTCAGCAAAGTCGTGGATTTACTATATAGGAGGGCCTAAGGCATGGAAGAGATCAGACTGGCGACAACCTAAGTCACAGGTGAGATGATCTTTATTCATAGCGCACAATGTTGAGCAGTAAAATTTGTACATCTATAATCTTGAGCCTGCACTTAAGTCTAGAATTGGAAAAGAATTTAGGGACTTATCAATTCCCTAGTTTCTGCAATCAACCTTAATAAGGATTTTACTCTTCCAAGTTCTATTCATGCTTCAACCACtgtttcaattttcaaaaggcAAGGATGTACGACATAGGGTATCTTAACTTCCTTGATCACTCTTTCTTGCTattaccttatatatatattcaaggaATACACACCATTAAAGCCATAACTAACATCTCATGTTGAGAATAGGTACCTCAGATATGAAATAACCTCTATTAAACTTCAACATCTGAAACATCAAGCCATTGGTTCTAATATAGACAACTTATATAGACTTGAAGAGGAGCAGAGCTTGCAAAATTCTATTTCCCTGTCCATCTAAGTACACTTCTACCCCCCTCCCCTACACACCCCAACTCAGAATCTATCAAAACATTTGGTTATCTAAATTACACCAACAAACTACCCAAAACATAATTTGGTGGTACTATAATCTTGCCTTGATCCATCACCTAATCCAAACAACAATCATAGCCTCATAAGCCAAAACTACTGGAACACCTTTGCATCCCAATTACGCTCAAGTAGATGAATTGCAGAATTTTACACCTCAGCCCTGAAGATCTAATCTTATGATTGTCACTACATTCAATCTTCCAGAGTGGAGTAAATGGTAGTTTCAACTGGACTAATAGTTTAAGAACTATCAAAACGAAATAAACCATATGCACACAGCAGAAGTGTATGTTAGTGTAGGTTTTCCAATCATAGAGACAAGCTTGAGTTGGTGActaacaagaagaaaatgagaaacTACAAAGCATACCTAAAGTACAGTAATTAACTGGTGAGCTTCTATACTCAATTGATCTGAATACTTCAGAAATCTACAACTACAATACGTGCACCCATTACAGCATTCAGTAGAGAATGAAATGTTCTCCAAACAAAAATCTAATGTTATAACCATAGGCACAAAAGGAGCCATTATAATGACTAGCAATTATGGGGCAAAGGCAATCACGACAAAAGGAAATTGCAGATTTTAGCTAATTGAATGCTTCATCTATCAAACAAGACCCTAGAATCTAGTAAAAATTAACCGAACCAGCAGATTCAGAAATTCTTACTCTCTAACGATGCAAATCTAATACAGAAAAATTCATCCTTCAATTCACCATCAGCAAAATCTGCGGCATGCCACACACAGGACTTCTCGTTTCCAGCATGTTCCTGAACTGTCATCGTCGGAATAACTGCATAGCACCGAATcagagtccaaatctcagatcCCGAATCAAATGAAACAcataattgaataaaataaactttaatcATGCAAATAAAGGTCACAAATCGAACTATAAACAAACCTAGATGATTGGCACAGATCTTAAGAGTCTTAGATTGACGCATAACAAGACGAACTTTTCCAGTTTCCTTATGCTTTAAAAGCTTAACAGTACCAGCACCTCTCTCTTTCCACTGATTTCCCTCTTTGTCGAATCGATAAAGCTTCGCTTTCCTGATACGATAAATTCACAAGTATTAAAGTTATTCATCATTCCTAGAAATCGAAGCAGATCgaaaaaataaacacaattatCAGAGAAATCAATTACAAATCGAGGATAGCATCTTCGTTCTCTTCGCCAGTTGTTACGGCAACTTCCTCGAGCCTGACAATCGGCGCAACGTGAGCTCCGGTATCTTCGTCATCGGCTCCAGCGGCTTCTTCCTCCTCTCTGTGCTCGTGTTTAGGCTCGGCGCTAGACATTGTTAACCGTACGGTTGCTGTGTTTCTTATAACAgaggttttatttatttttttgtagaaaGAGAAAAGATAGTGAGACGCCAGAAGAGGGAAGAAAGGTTTATATAAGAGTTATGGGAAGAAAGCGTGATGCTTACGcacatgattttttattttatttttttacctattttatcaTTAAGCCCTTGTTTAGTACTAGTAGTAataaaattctcaatttctcatcttaatttataaattacctATAGGTCAAGAGACTTAAAGGGGGGTTTAACctttagatttttattattaatttattacgcttttaaaattaaaattttcaaaaatattgaaaacagTTGACTACATGTTACCTCTTTTATTGATACTAATTTATGAGGATAAAAATAGAATAGAAATTTCGATTTGTCCAACTTTACATCTTATAGAATAAGCCAAACAAACAAAtacagaaaataataaaatacctAGGtctcaattcaagaaaaatataacccGATATGTTTAGTTTCAATCGTGAATTTCACTTATGAAGATGCATCCAATAATTATTGTACCATAGCCCATAGGACACGAAATTGAGTGCACACATATCGaagtaataattttataaaaatataacgTTGTTCTACatgaagagaaaagagaaaagcaGTTGCAGAATTGAAACTGAAGTCTAGCTTTAATCAAAAAGGAAGGAACTGAAAGCCACATAACTAATCACTACTACATAGGAGAAGttgtcaaaaaaagaaaaaagctaCATCATTCTCTTCAGCCATTGCCTGTTTAACATTAAGAGTAAAGTTGTATTCCTTGTCACAACCCAGATAAGAATCGCACATGAAATAGAGTGTGTAGTACCTTGTTCCAGCTTCAGCAGGGGCAGCAAAATCCAGCTTGACCTTAGCTTTCCTTTGGAGGGTTATAACTCTCGTAATTGGTTGCTCATTGTATCCCCGACAACAAGCCACCATCCTTCCTCTTTTGTTCCGGGATATCTAGCTATGCAATAACAGGTCCAACTTCTGTTCTTCTACGCTCAACATATCGCTTAAGGGTTACCTGCACACTTACATCGTCTCCAGCACTCACATTATCACTGTCCAGCACATGATACTTCAAATAAATGTCTGGAAACCGGTTACAGAACCGGGCAATATGTCGAAGCTGAAAGAAAGTCCGACATTTGCAAGAGCACACGCTTCTCATCATCTTTCATCTCCACTAAATCAAACACTGTCTCTATACGATTTTCTTGGCACTTGTTAACCAATTCCTCTGTCAAGTGTGGAAGCTGGAGAAGCATCGAGTTACGATGCCACAACCCCTGTGTCGCCATCTGGCTCACCTCCATTGTTAGAAGTGCTAGACTAAGCCAACCATTACTGGAAACAACATCAACCATTGCTTGAAGCAGCCTAGTAGCAGAAAGAAGCACCTCTCGCTGATCAAAAGCAAGATTTCCAACCACCATTCGCCTAGAGAGATGGGCTTGTAAAAGAGCATTTGCCTTGACATGAGGATCTGTGTATTTCGGATTCTCAAAAGAGAATGGCAGATCATTAATCAATCTTTTTATCGATTCCTCTTCACCTGGCCGTATTGGCAGCTGTTCAAACTCCGATGCTGACGCCAATATTTCCAGCAAGCCCTTCAAATTTGTTTTGGAGGTCACAGAAGAGCTAAAACGCTCTATTGTGGTGTGACTGATATTATAATATGACGCTATCATACCGAGCAGAAACACGATTTGAAGGTTGTTGTTGAAAGGTCTCTCAAAAAACCTTGTCTTTCAAAACAATACTGATCACTGATGAGCAATTGAATAATTCTCTCAAGCCATCCTATTTATAGAGTTgtgttttttcttataaaacCAAATAAAATTACATCTCAAATCCTTTTTTCTAATAGGAGTTGTGTTTTTAGCCAAAATCTAACTCCAAATAGAATTACAGCTCAAATCCTTTTTCTAATAGGATTGAAAACCAAATAAGGAGAAAAATTCCAATCCTTCTCCAAAAAGGATTAGGCCATGGGCTTATGGCTGAAACATGGCCATAGCCCAACACTGTAATCGGTTCAGTTTCAATTGAAAACTCTGACGTTTCACTGTGTTAAAATCCGACCCAGGTATGTTTTCTTAAATACTTAATCTACATATGTGTTTTCTCAACTCTTTATGAACAGATTCTAAGACTGGGAATTTGCACTACTATTTATGGTCTCTTGGTTTCGCTCTTATGCGAGCTGTGTTCAACACCAGTAATCTTCTATTTAGATTGTTGATCAATATTTTTGCTGTTTTGAAGTAGTACTGTGACATGATCCTCCAGCTTgaacttcattttttaaaaagaaaacttcAGTAAGTCTTATTAGCATGTTTCAGCATGTCATTTAGAGATCTGTTTTGCAGTGCATATGAGTTATACATCCTTATATGTTTAGCATCTTTGGCTGGCCGAATTGGTTTTAACCAAATGAGTACGGtatgcatttgtatttctaATAACTTTCGATATGCATTTGAATATCCATTCATCTTGGCGTGCGTCTCTCGCTTGATTAATTATGCATCCGATTAAAATCAGAACAACAATTAGTGTAATTGATTCAGAAATTTAAGTATGGTAATGTTATTAGAGCAGCTTCCTCATTTGTGCTATATTTGGGTAACTTTGATTTAGTCCTATCTAATTGATTAAGATACCTACTGCCCCCATTCAAGAAATAAGGAAAACATAACAAGACATGTTTAGTTTCAATCGTCAAAGTTCAGCAACCATTCTCTATCAGGGCATGAGCAGAAACATTAAAGTAATTGAAAAACCAAGTACATCCATTTTCAATTCATACTGAACAAGTCCTCCTAAATAAGGATAACCGAAGCTATAAAGCAGGTGCAGCAGTGAAACTGAAGGATCTAGTACCAACTGAAAGCCGCATAACTAATCACCACTAGATTGTCTACAGAAATAGATAAAGCACTTGGGAAAAgttctcaaaaaaagaaaaaagctaCATCATTCTCTTCAACTGTCATCTTCAGCCATTGCCTCTTTAACATCAAGAGTAAAGTTGTATTCCTGGTCACAACCCAGATAAGAATCGCACATGAAATAGAGTGTGTAGTTCCTTGTTCCAGCTTCAGCAGGGGCAGCAAAATCCAGCTTGACCTTAGATTTCCTTTGGAGGGTGACTCTCTTAATGGCCAGTAATTGGTTGCTCTTTGTATCCCCGACAACAAGCCACCATCCTTCCTCTTTGGTTTTGGGATATCTAGGTGCAAAAACAGGTCCAACTTCTGTTCTACCTTCAAGATCTCGCTCAAGGGTTACCTGCACACTTACATCATCTCCAGCACTCACATTATCACTGTCCAGCACATCATACGTCAAATCAATGTTTGGAAACCGGTTACAGAACCGGGCAATATCCAGAAGCTGCAAGTCTGACATTTGCAAGAGCTCACGCCTCTCATCATCTTCCATCTCCACCAAATCAAATACTGTCTCTATACTCCTCCCTGGATTTTCTTGGCACTTCTTAGCCAATTCCTTTGTGAAGTGTGGAAGCTGGAGAAGCATCGAGTCACGTTCCCACATCCCTTGTGTCACCATCTGGCTCACCTCCATTGTTAGAAGTGCTAGACTAAGCCAACCATTACTGGAAATAACATCAACCATTGCTTGAAGCAGCCTAGTAGCAGAAAGCAGCACCTCTTGCTGGTCAGAAGCAAGATTTCCACCCACCATTTGCCTAGAGAAATGGGCTTGTAAAAGAGCATTAGCCTTGACATGAGGATCTGTGTATTTTGGATTCTCAAAAGAGAAACGCAGATGATTAATCAACCTTCTTATCAATTCCTCCTCACCTGGTCGTATTGGCAGCTGTTCAAACTCCGATGCTGACGCCAATATTTCCAGCAAGCCCTTCAACTTTGTCTTGGAGGTCACAGAAGAGCTAAAACGCTCTATTGTGGTGTAACTGATATAATAATATGACGCTATCATACCGAGATTCAAAGGTGAAAGCAAAAATTCATCCTCAACAGTGACACATTTACTTGCCTCC is part of the Solanum stenotomum isolate F172 chromosome 8, ASM1918654v1, whole genome shotgun sequence genome and encodes:
- the LOC125872298 gene encoding pyruvate decarboxylase 2 is translated as MDNANGTTSCIQNSHSSSVIASPDATLGRHLARRLVEIGVEDVFSVPGDFNLTLLDHLIAEPRLKNVGCCNELNAGYAADGYARSRGVGACVVTFTVGGLSVINAIAGAYSENLPIICIVGGPNTNDYGTNRILHHTIGLPDFSQELRCFQTVTCYQAVINNLEDALEQIDRAISTALIERKPVYISISCNLPATPHPTFSRDPIPFFLSPRLSSKKGLEAAVDAAVAFLSKAVKPVMIGGPKLRVAKACDAFAELADSSGYAMAMMPSAKGLVAEQHPHFIGTYWGAVGTSYCAEIVESADAYLFAGPVFNDYSSVGYSLLIKREKALIVQPDRVVIGNGPAFGCVLMKDFLSELAKKVKKNETAYDNYRRIFVPEGTPPKPEPNEPLRVNVLFQHVQKMLSADTAVIAETGDSWFNCQKLKLPEGCGYQFQMQYGSIGWSVGATLGYAQSVPKKRVISFIGDGSFQVTAQDVSTMIRCDQKTIIFLINNGGYTIEVEIHDGPYNVIKNWNYTGLVDALHNGEGNCWTQKVRTEEELTEAIATATGEKKDCLCFIEVIVHRDDTSKELLEWGSRVCSANGRPPNPQ
- the LOC125874286 gene encoding ran-binding protein 1 homolog a-like; amino-acid sequence: MSSAEPKHEHREEEEAAGADDEDTGAHVAPIVRLEEVAVTTGEENEDAILDLKAKLYRFDKEGNQWKERGAGTVKLLKHKETGKVRLVMRQSKTLKICANHLVIPTMTVQEHAGNEKSCVWHAADFADGELKDEFFCIRFASLENCKTFMETFQEVAESQTKKEENVDASNAAGLLEKLSVEDKKPEEKSEEKTEEKVKEDDVKQERPSDNAEKKEEAASA